A region from the Onthophagus taurus isolate NC chromosome 8, IU_Otau_3.0, whole genome shotgun sequence genome encodes:
- the LOC111425668 gene encoding cullin-associated NEDD8-dissociated protein 1, with protein sequence MANVSYQIANLLEKMQSNDKDFRFMATNDLMTELQKDSIKLDDDSERKVVKMLLKLLEDKNGEVQNLAVKCLGPLVNKVKEYQVETIVESLCANMVSEKEQLRDISSIGLKTVIAELPQAPGGLSGNICKTITSRLTTAIERQEDVSVQLESLDIVGDLLARFGNGLTSYHSQILSALLPQLSSQRQAVRKRTIAACSNLVLSCNNALYSKLIEYLHNGLLNEKNQMQIRTYIQCLAAVCRQSGHRFGEHIEKFVPLILQYSHKEDDELREYCLQAFESFVNRCPKEISEHIHSIINLCLKYMTYDPNYNYEDDEDGEDGAMDIIEDEDEDEDNDEYSDDDDMSWKVRRAAAKCLEAIISSRIELLSEFYKTLSPALIGRFKEREENVKSDIFHAYTALLKQTNAPKSTTLDPDSMEQETPLYLLQQQVPFIVKGVHSQMREKSSKTRQDCFQILKELCGVLPGALGNHIGELIPGIQYSLGEKNSTSNMKIDALSFIHCLLTSHQPEVFHPYIPVLLPPVINAVGDAFYKITAEALIVLQELVKVIRPLNSPSTFDFTPFTNEIFMCTLLRLRASDIDQEVKERAISTMGQIICNLGDYLGNDLSVCLPLFLDRLRNEITRLTTVKALTKIAGSPLGINLPIIKDAIPILGSFLRKNQRSLKLSTLLLLDSLIKNYSASLNAELLQFVIVEIPPLLDESDLHIAQWTLVILKSIAEVHPKTLVRKNIAKNILPEIMNLVRSPLLQGAALNSMLEFFQALVSCRIPDLGYNELLQMLLSPIVNPTTTQTLHKQAYYSLAKCVAAITVKCSERALPVVNQFIHDIKTTTSDSHHIFGLLIIGEIGRKIDLTSVGQLELNILMSFSASSEEIKSAASYALGSVCIGNLPHYLPFILNEIQNQPKRQYLLLHSLKEIITCLSSTPEGVRILLPFVPAIWQQLFLHCECNEEGSRNVVAECLGKLTLIDPANLLPKLQESLSSPSPLMRTTIVTAVKFTISDQPQKIDTLLRQCIGQFLNTLQDPDLNVRRVALVAFNSAAHNKPSLIRDLLDSILPHLYSETKVKKELIREVEMGPFKHTVDDGLDIRKAAFECMYTLLDSCLDRIDIFEFLNHVEGGLKDHYDIKMLTYLMAARLSQICPGAVLQRLDRLVEPLRMTCTMKVKANSVKQEYEKQDELKRSAMRAASSLLGIPDADKNPHLSEFITQIRNSVDLKPIFDSIQEDSVGGRHDCFLMDQS encoded by the exons ATGGCTAATGTATCCTACCAAATAGCAAACTTGCTAGAAAAG ATGCAATCCAATGACAAGGATTTCCGCTTCATGGCCACCAATGATTTGATGACCGAGCTCCAAAAGGATAGTATCAAACTTGACGATGATTCTGAACGCAAAGTTGTGAAAATGCTCTTAAAATTACTTGAGGATAAAAATGGAGAAGTTCAAAATTTAGCTGTTAAATG TTTGGGACCTCTTGTGAATAAAGTAAAAGAGTACCAAGTTGAAACAATTGTTGAATCTCTATGCGCTAATATGGTTTCTGAAAAAGAACAATTACGTGACATATCCAGCATTGGACTGAAGACTGTTATAGCGGAATTACCGCAGGCTCCAGGTGGCCTTTCTGGAAATATTTGCAAGACAATAACTAGCAGATTAACTACGGCTATTGAACGA cAAGAAGATGTATCGGTTCAATTAGAATCATTGGATATAGTGGGCGATCTCCTCGCCCGTTTCGGAAATGGATTAACCTCTTATCACAGTCAAATTCTTAGCGCATTATTACCGCAGCTTAGTTCTCAACGTCAAGCGGTTCGTAAACGTACAATTGCCGCGTGTAGTAATTTGGTACTTTCATGCAATAACGCTCTCTATTCGAAATTGATTGAGTATTTACATAACGGTCTTCTTAACGAAAAGAACCAAATGCAAATTCGCACTTACATTCAGTGTTTGGCGGCTGTTTGTCGCCAATCCGGTCATCGTTTTGGGGAGCAcattgaaaaatttgtaccGTTAATACTTCAGTATAGTCATAAAGAAGACGATGAATTACGAGAATATTGTTTACAAGCTTTTGAGTCGTTTGTTAATCGGTGTCCAAAAGAAATTAGCGAACATATACATAGCATTATAAATCTTTGCTTGAAATACATGACTTACGATCCGAATTATAATTATGAAGATGATGAGGATGGCGAAGATGGCGCGATGGATATTATTGAAGATGAGGATGAGGACGAAGATAACGACGAGTACAGTGATGATGATGACATGAGTTGGAAGGTAAGAAGAGCGGCTGCGAAATGTTTAGAAGCGATCATTTCGAGTCGTATCGAGCTTTTAtcagaattttataaaactttgtCCCCTGCTTTGATTGGACGTTTTAAAGAACgcgaagaaaatgttaaatcagATATTTTCCATGCTTATACagctttattaaaacaaaccaACGCACCTAAAAGTACTACCCTTGACCCGGATTCTATGGAACAAGAAACTCCACTTTATTTACTTCAGCAACAAGTTCCCTTTATTGTTAAAGGAGTTCATTCGCAAATGAGAGAGAAAAGTTCGAAAACGCGACAAGattgttttcaaattttaaaagaattatgtGGTGTTTTACCCGGAGCTTTAGGCAATCACATTGGGGAATTAATTCCTGGTATTCAGTACTCCTTGGGAGAGAAAAATTCTACGAGTAACATGAAAATTGATGCTTTATCCTTTATACATTGTTTACTTACATCACATCAACCGGAAGTCTTTCATCCTTACATTCCGGTGTTATTACCTCCGGTTATTAATGCAGTCGGGGATGCGTTTTATAAGATTACAGCGGAAGCTCTAATTGTTTTACAAGAACTTGTCAAAGTTATCCGCCCGTTAAATTCACCGTCAACGTTTGATTTTACACCTTTTactaatgaaatttttatgtgTACTTTATTGAGATTAAGAGCTTCCGACATTGATCAAGAAGTTAAAGAAAGGGCAATCTCAACAATGGGACAAATCATATGTAACCTGGGAGATTATCTCGGTAACGATCTATCAGTTTGTTTACCACTATTTTTGGATCGACTTCGAAATGAAATAACACGCCTCACTACCGTAAAAGCGTTAACGAAAATAGCTGGATCACCTCTTGGCATTAATTTGCCGATTATTAAAGACGCCATCCCGATTTTGGGGTCGTTTTTACGTAAAAACCAAAGATCCCTTAAATTGAGCACTTTATTACTTTTGGATTCGTTAATTAAGAATTATAGCGCGTCGTTAAACGCCGAATTACTTCAATTTGTTATCGTCGAAATTCCACCACTTCTCGATGAATCCGATTTACATATTGCCCAATGGACtttggttattttaaaatcaatcgCTGAGGTTCATCCAAAAACTTTAGTCCGGAAAAACATtgcgaaaaatattttacctgAGATTATGAATTTAGTTCGTTCGCCACTTTTACaag GTGCTGCATTGAATTCTATGTTGGAATTTTTCCAAGCTTTAGTTTCGTGTCGTATACCCGATTTGGGTTACAACGAGCTGTTACAAATGTTATTATCGCCAATAGTGAATCCAACGACCACGCAAACTTTGCATAAACAAGCCTATTATTCCTTGGCCAAATGTGTCGCTGCCATCACTGTTAAGTGTTCTGAAAGGGCTTTACCTGTAGTCAACCAGTTTATTCACGACATTAAAACGACGACGAGCGATTCCCACCATATCTTTGGGTTGTTGATTATTGGCGAGATTGGCAGGAAAAT tgATTTGACTTCGGTGGGTCAATTAGAGCTAAACATTTTGATGTCATTCAGTGCATCAtcagaagaaattaaatcGGCTGCAAGTTATGCTTTGGGAAGCGTTTGCATTGGAAACCTTCCCCATTATTTACCATTTATCTTGAATGAGATTCAGAATCAGCCGAAACGACAATATTTACTTCTTCATTCGCTGAAAGAAATTATAACTTGTCTTTCATCAACACCGGAAGGAGTCCGTATTCTTTTGCCTTTCGTTCCGGCGATCTGGCAACAGTTATTCCTTCATTGCGAATGTAACGAAGAAGGTAGCCGTAACGTAGTGGCTGAATGTCTTGGTAAATTAACTCTAATCGACCCGGCAAACCTTCTTCCAAAACTACAAGAATCTTTATCGTCGCCATCGCCATTAATGCGTACCACAATCGTAACTGCGGTTAAATTCACCATTTCAGATCAACCGCAGAAAATCGATACATTGCTAAGACAATGTATTggtcaatttttaaatacattacaAGATCCGGATTTGAACGTTCGAAGAGTCGCACTGGTCGCGTTCAATTCGGCAGCGCACAATAAGCCGTCTTTGATTCGCGATTTACTCGACTCGATTTTACCACATTTGTATAGCGAAACGAAAGTTAAGAAAGAGTTGATCAGGGAAGTCGAAATGGGGCCGTTTAAACACACAGTCGACGACGGCCTCGACATCCGTAAAGCGGCCTTTGAATGTATGTACACCTTACTCGATTCGTGTCTCGATCGCAtcgatatttttgaatttttaaaccacGTCGAAGGCGGACTTAAAGATCATTacgatattaaaatgttaacgtATTTAATGGCTGCCCGTTTATCTCAAATTTGTCCGGGAGCCGTTCTACaaa GATTGGATAGATTAGTAGAGCCGCTTCGTATGACGTGCACGATGAAGGTAAAAGCAAATTCGGTGAAGCAAGAATACGAGAAGCAAGATGAGCTGAAGAGGTCGGCGATGAGGGCGGCGTCGTCGTTATTAGGAATTCCCGATGCAG ataaaaatccTCATTTGAGCGAGTTCATAACGCAAATTCGGAATTCGGTCGATTTGAAACCGATTTTCGACTCGATTCAAGAGGATAGCGTCGGAGGGAGACACGATTGCTTCTTGATGGATCAAAGTTAA
- the LOC111425607 gene encoding PC-esterase domain-containing protein 1A-like, producing MSVELFAKDDAINLFKSQRILMFGDSNMRALYKDLIWLTRYGTLIPNEKLRAKNEDSFSGDKRLSEGVLTASRNYVEIREYKREFHLHYEFITRIYTKKFEDFIESLKVPPNFIIMNSCVWDLSRWGPNGIQDYKANVDKTLHLLRNKFPKTCIVFTTTLPISLKARGGFLTENVQFLNAVLPFSIVEANNYVAKCCRKYDIDLIDLHYYMQYQIDSLVMDGIHWDPAAIRFINNIIFTNLCQKVGKQLPNNIAIHRKCNTKENERKEIAKNEIKPKIEQNYYNRYDFTTCN from the coding sequence ATGTCTGTTGAGCTATTTGCGAAAGATGATgctataaatttgtttaaatcgcAAAGAATCCTCATGTTTGGCGATTCTAATATGCGAGCTTTGTATAAGGATTTAATATGGTTAACGAGATATGGCACATTAATACCTAACGAAAAATTAAGAGCAAAAAATGAAGATTCTTTCTCTGGAGATAAACGATTATCAGAAGGTGTGTTAACAGCAAGTCGAAATTATGTTGAAATAAGAGAATATAAGCGTGAATTTCATTTGCATTACGAATTTATCACGAGAATTTACACCAAAAAGTTTGAGGATTTCATAGAATCTTTGAAAGTTcccccaaatttcattataaTGAATAGTTGTGTGTGGGATTTATCTCGCTGGGGTCCAAACGGGATTCAAGATTACAAAGCAAATGTAGATAAAACATTACATTTGCTAAGAAATAAGTTCCCCAAAACCTGCATTGTATTTACAACAACTTTACCCATTAGTTTAAAAGCACGTGGTGGCTTCTTAACAGAAAATGTGCAATTTCTCAACGCTGTGTTACCTTTCAGTATTGTAGAAGCGAATAATTACGTTGCTAAATGTTGCCGAAAATACGACATCGATCTAATTGATTTACATTATTACATGCAATATCAAATAGATAGTTTAGTAATGGATGGTATTCATTGGGACCCAGCTGCCAtaagatttattaataacattatctTCACAAATTTATGCCAAAAAGTTGGTAAACAACTACCAAATAATATAGCAATACATCGAAAGTGCAATACCAAAGAAAACGAACGCAAAGAAATCGccaaaaacgaaataaaaccgaaaattgaacaaaattaCTACAACAGATACGACTTCACTActtgtaattaa